The genomic interval GTAATATCCCGCAATATAACAAGCGCCCCTACATGGCCGCTGTCTTTATCCACTGCGAATTGTTTTCTTATAGAGGTAGCAACAGCCCGTACTATCTTGTTGGTGGAAATATCTATATCAGCAGTATAAACATCATCCCTGTTCATACGGCTTTTATCAAGCAGAGAGGTTAGCGCTTCATCAAACATCTCGCTATAACCTCTGCCTATAATTGCATTACCCGATAGATTAAAGAGCGAGCTTATAGCCTGATTGGCAAGGGTTATTTTGCCGCTCTCGTCAATAACCAAAAGACCATCAGGCATAGTATTAATAATAGCCGTTAAATACGAAAGGGCATTTTCAAGTTCTTCTTTTTTGTGAGAAAGATCAGTAATCAACTGCAGATTAGCCTGGCGGAGGTGTTGTTTTTCAAGGGTTTTTTTTACAGTAATATCTATAGTGTCCTGTATAAATTCGTCTTTAATAAGATAATCATCAGCACCGATGTTAAGAGCGGCCAGCATCATATCTATCTCTTTATTACTGCTCAAGACTATAATCGGCACGTTGAATGTCTTGCTCCTGAGTTCCTTTATCAGTTGCAATCCATCCATCTCCGGCATATTAATGTCAGTTATAATTAAATCTATAGAGGGATCATCAGCATATCTTTGCAGGGCGGCTTTTCCATTGTCAGCATCACTGACAACATACCCTTTATCATCAAGCACTACCGACAGCATTTCCCTTACAAATATGTCGTCGTCAACTAGAAGGACCTTTTGTTTTTGCTCATTCATAATATAAATTACAGCCCTAATACCTCTTTTGCTTTTTCTATCACTTCATCTGGATTAAAGGGTTTGGTCATATAAATATCGCATCCTACATCTGCCCCCCGTTGTTTGTCAAACTCTTGTCCTTTTGCTGTCAACAATATAATAAAAACATCTTTCATACCGAGGTCGTTTTTTATCTTATGGCAGACATCAAATCCATTCATACGGGGCATCATAATATCAAGGAATACAAGATTTGGGTTTTCGCTTTTTATTATATCAAAAGCGTCTTCTCCGTTGTCGCAATTGAGCAGTTGCACGCCCTCGTCTTCGAGTTCTTCGAGCGTTTGCTCCAGCAGCAGCCTTATATGTGGCTCATCGTCTGCTATCAATATCTTACGCATCTCATCCTCCTTTTGCATAAATTCCTATATAATAATCTCCTTTAATGTATTGCCTTTGAAAAATGCCTCCATGACATCAGATGCAAAAAAAGCTGACACCACATCAGGGTCAAACTGCGCTCCAGCATGCTTTTTCAGTTCTTCAAATGCGACATCAAGGCTCAATCCCTGTCTGTAGGGTCTATTGGATGTCATGGCATCAAAAGAATCTGCTACAGCAATAATGCGGGCAGCAATATCTATATCTTTTCCCTTAAGTCCATCAGGATACCCTTTGCCATCGTACCTTTCATGATGATGTTTCACACCAGGTATGATGTCTTTAAACTGCTTAATGTGAGCAAGTATCTCTTCACCGTATAGTGTATGTTTTTTTATCTCTTTAAACTCTTCGTCCGTAAGCCTACCGGGCTTGCACAGCACTGTATCTTTCACGCCGATCTTCCCTACATCATGCAGTATTGCCGAAAGTTTAAGCCTTGTCATATCCTCATCTGACAGGGCAAGCACCTTTCCTATGGCAAGGCTGTATTGCATAACCCTCTTTGTATGCCCCCCTGTATAAGGATCTCTCTTTTCTATGGTCTCTGCAAGAGTGATGACTGCCATAAGAAAAGTCTCTTTTAGTTCGTCATAAAGTCTCGCGTTTTCTATTGCGGCAGCAGTCTGAGATGCAATAGTGTTAAGGATTTTAAGATGTTCAGCGGTATAATTAATCGGGCTCATACTGCTTATCTTAATAGTTCCCATGACCTTGTCTTTTGTCTTGAGCGGAGAGCATATCATGGAATTTGCATTAACTTCTTCGTCAGCGTGGCGGGCATCTGACAGCACATTATTTACTATCTCAGCGATTCCTGTCGTAAAAATGCTACCTTCTATTCCATGCCCTATTTGTATTAGCGGACTGGTATCAGCCTCATGGCCCCATGTTGCAATAGTCTCCAATTTCCCATCTCCATTTAGAAGTCTTAAAGATGCCCCGGTGCATTCTATAAATTTCTTTGCTTGCTCTACTGCCAGTGTTGCAGCTTCATTGAGATTAAGACATGAGGAGACTTTTTCAGACAGGTCATACAGAAGAGTTATTTCTTTGTATTTGTTTAAAGTTTCATGTGTAATATTTTTTATCTCTAATTCTCTTTGCGCTATATATGAAAGTATTGAGGCAATAGGCGCAATCTTGCTGCTGCCCCCTGCCCATCCTATAACCTCTCCAAATGCATTAATTGGGTATCTGCCTGATTCATCACTTCCTTCATATGCAGCAAGCAATATAGCACCATCAGCGTCTTGTATCGTGACAGGAGAGCCTATAGAATTTATAATGCTCTGGATTATTGCAATAACATTTTTTTTATGCAATATTTTTTTTAGGCTTATCTGTCCACGATTATTTTCCTTATTAGAGTCTATGGTTAAAACTGTATCTGACATTTCTTTATCGTCTCCTGTGCTAATCGTTAGTATAGTCAATAGGGTTTCTTCTATTAGCCCACACAGTCAAAATCTCGATTACATCTTCCTTTATCTCATAAAACAACAGATAATAACGGCTGCAAACAGTTACCCTTACATTTTCATGTCTATCTTTCTGCCCATATAATTGTATTGTGATATATACTTTACGGCATCATTGAATTCCCGCGATAGTTTTCGGCTATAATTTTTATTGCCATTTCTCAAATGCCAATATTCCAAAATTTGCCTTCTCTCATTCTTTGCATTCAGCGACCAGACTACTCGTTTAGCCATACATCTTCTTCTTTTTTCAATTCTTCATTGGCAATATATTTTCCACCGGCTATTTGCTCCTTGCCTTGCAGTATCATCGTTTTCTGTTCATCGCTTACCCGATAAATCCTTTCTGATTGAGAAACCGTATCCAAAATCTTTTTTATAGCATTCAGGAATTCTTTATCTTCAATCTCATAAATCTTGTCAGCCAGCAAATTTTTTAATTGCGCAACTGCTATCATAATCTTATCCCTCCTTTATCAGAACTGTATCTGACACTTTTTTGCTCCGCCCTCGTCTCTTATCCAGAGCAATATCTTTTTTGACCTTGTGCACCAATCCCGCACATCTTTTTCAAATGTAGGACAGTCTGCCATGACTTCCAAAATATCACCGGGTTTCATCTTCACAGCCATTGCTGTAATTTTTAATGTAGGCTGTGGACATTTGAGTCCTTTTGCGTCAATTGTTTGCACTGCCATTTTTTATTCCTCCTTGTTTTTAAATAAGGTTCAAACAGCTTAAGTCATTCAAATAGTTTGTGCGGCTTAAATGGCTTGAACGATTTTTATAGGCCCTAATCCCCTGACCGTCTCCACCATATCTGTTATCACTCTTACAAACTTATCTCCCTCACCTGCTGAAACATAATCAAATCTGCATCTGTCTTCTTCTATGCCCATTTGTTTAAGTAGCCTTATAAGCATCTTATATCTCTGAACTGCCCTGTAATTTCCTTCCTTATAATGGC from Dissulfurispira thermophila carries:
- a CDS encoding ATP-binding response regulator, yielding MNEQKQKVLLVDDDIFVREMLSVVLDDKGYVVSDADNGKAALQRYADDPSIDLIITDINMPEMDGLQLIKELRSKTFNVPIIVLSSNKEIDMMLAALNIGADDYLIKDEFIQDTIDITVKKTLEKQHLRQANLQLITDLSHKKEELENALSYLTAIINTMPDGLLVIDESGKITLANQAISSLFNLSGNAIIGRGYSEMFDEALTSLLDKSRMNRDDVYTADIDISTNKIVRAVATSIRKQFAVDKDSGHVGALVILRDITFEKEVDRMKNDFISVVSHELRTPLTSIIGFAKIIKNRLETVIFPCVDKDDSRLRKTVEQVAGNIDIIITEGNRLTNLINNVLDISKIEEGKMQLKEELCSMSDIIQRAIDATAPLFAQKQLELKINIDDSIPDIIGDGDRLIQVLINILSNAVKFTDCGSVTVRASIISEKDSTSDGKRVIEIAVTDTGIGIAPDDLQKVFEKFKQVGETLTDRPRGTGLGLPICKQIVESHGGKIWAESEIGKGSCFIFTLPVK
- a CDS encoding response regulator transcription factor, whose product is MRKILIADDEPHIRLLLEQTLEELEDEGVQLLNCDNGEDAFDIIKSENPNLVFLDIMMPRMNGFDVCHKIKNDLGMKDVFIILLTAKGQEFDKQRGADVGCDIYMTKPFNPDEVIEKAKEVLGL
- a CDS encoding HD domain-containing phosphohydrolase; the protein is MSDTVLTIDSNKENNRGQISLKKILHKKNVIAIIQSIINSIGSPVTIQDADGAILLAAYEGSDESGRYPINAFGEVIGWAGGSSKIAPIASILSYIAQRELEIKNITHETLNKYKEITLLYDLSEKVSSCLNLNEAATLAVEQAKKFIECTGASLRLLNGDGKLETIATWGHEADTSPLIQIGHGIEGSIFTTGIAEIVNNVLSDARHADEEVNANSMICSPLKTKDKVMGTIKISSMSPINYTAEHLKILNTIASQTAAAIENARLYDELKETFLMAVITLAETIEKRDPYTGGHTKRVMQYSLAIGKVLALSDEDMTRLKLSAILHDVGKIGVKDTVLCKPGRLTDEEFKEIKKHTLYGEEILAHIKQFKDIIPGVKHHHERYDGKGYPDGLKGKDIDIAARIIAVADSFDAMTSNRPYRQGLSLDVAFEELKKHAGAQFDPDVVSAFFASDVMEAFFKGNTLKEIII
- a CDS encoding sulfurtransferase TusA family protein, whose translation is MAVQTIDAKGLKCPQPTLKITAMAVKMKPGDILEVMADCPTFEKDVRDWCTRSKKILLWIRDEGGAKKCQIQF